One Catharus ustulatus isolate bCatUst1 chromosome 16, bCatUst1.pri.v2, whole genome shotgun sequence genomic window, AGTGATTTTAGAGTTTGGGTTTTGCCTCTAAAAGCATAAGAAATTTGGTTACTTTTGTGGAACTTCAAACCTTGTGATGCTAACCTCTCTCTtcttatgttttcttttctaaagaAGTGGCTTGGTGCATCCCATATGAAAATGACCTTTGATTTCTTTGAATGGGGAATAGTCCTTCCAGAAGTCCTAGAAGTTTACACCATGCATCCTTCCAACAGCACCCCACAGGAAGAGCTGCATGAGCTGAGAAAGAATCTGCCTTGCAAGCCCTGTGTGTCTTGCCTGactgccccaggacagggcagcCAGTCCCTGTGGTGTCGTGTAAACAGCAGTGGTGGGACTGAGGACCAGTCATATGGGCACTTGTCAATCGATACAGTGACTGTGGCTGATGAATTTACATCTTGTAACTGCCAGTGCAGCTGTAACCATCTGTACAGGGAACATGAGCATACCAACAAGGAAGATGATAGTGCTGGAGAGCCTGGTTACCCCAAGGTTAACATTGATGAGGAAGACAGAAAGACATGCAGTGACTTGCACTTGGCTGATCTGAGTGCACAGGACAAAATACTTGCTTCTGGCTCTGTGTCCACAGATCACTTGAGGAGCACAAGTGTCCCAGTCAACCAGCAAGGAGAAAGGGGAGTGGAAGGAGGGGTGGGGAGCATCCTAGAAGCCCTTTGTTTGCAGCCTTATCAGTGGGATTTGGAAAATCCAGGTTCTCTACCCTCTCCTGATGGTGAAAGTGTTTCTTACAGTGAAGGCTCCTATGACTTCTTCCCTCACAATATAAGGCCTGGTGACAGTTGTCCTTTGATCTGTGTAGATTTGGACACTATTGACAGTGGCTTTGTGGACTCAGACTGTGGAAGTCCAGTTGACTCTGAATTTGGGCAAAACAGTCAGACCGTTTGTGGACCCATCCCTCTTGAGCAGGAGGGGCAAGACTTTCCACGAAGCTACGTCAAGCAGTGGGTCTCCTGTCGCTCTGAGAGCCCTGTCAGTGGGACACAGACAAACTAAGGACTTTGATGTTGCCTGGATGAGTGTGGGGCCTTTTCCATAGTGTGTCAGGAGCAAAGTGTTAGCAAAattcagaagagaaatgaagTTTACTTTGTGTGAACTCTATTGCATAAACTGACACCTGTTAGGTCCACAGAAATATGCCTGTTTCTATTCCCGCTTACCCTATCAATGTCTCAAATTAGTTGTGATTGATTGTTCCTgaattttgttgggttttggatttttttagaatcATAGATCAATCCTCCCTTGATGTCAGAGgaatgtcagaaaaaaacaactataccttgaaaattattctttggcTTATGTAGATATGCTAAATTTTTGCAGTAACGTTATAAAGAGTACAGAACTGTAAGTTATTTTCCCTGGTATTCTCACATGACTTGAGAGTTTGGCTGTACATAGAACCTTAGAATCATAACCCATGGCAAGCATGTTTGCTACATAAAAGTTCCCCTACTCTTTCCAAACATGTGACATTACTTTTCCTTCTACTAGCTTTGGCTCTTTAAACTCAGCTGTACTAGTTTGTTAATTACAGAGGGTTGCTGGCCTGTCCATGGGTATCAAAACTAATTCTTATGTAATCATCACTGGAATGTGTGTACTAGAGACTAAGCACAACTCAGGTTTCAGAAAGACTTTCCAGGTGGAGTCTGCAAATGAAATGTCTTCAAAATACATATCATTCTAAACAAACTGTCACTACTAGGCTTTTCTTTTGAATCAGACTCTCACCCTACACTTTTCAAGCATATTAGTTGAGCAGCTTTTTTGccataattttcaaaatgttgtcCTAACTGGATATGCCTGCCACTTCCGCCTTGGACTTGCTCTGCTGCAGTTAACAGGTCAGTAGCACAAATTTTGAGCAATTTCAGCTAGCTAATAAAGCCAAATATGAAACTGCACTGTAACCTtgaatctgtttttctctctgacaTCTCTGTATCTCTGATTTGTTCAGAATAACTGTTCTTAATAGTCACTGTAATACTGAAATTGAATGTGAAGACCTTTGTCTTACATAGGCATGGTGCTACTAACCCATAGTATGCTTGACTCCAGAAGGTTATATCTTGGGAGGACCTTTGTGGTAAATGATGCATGTTTCCAGTGTAGTAATAGCCTGTTGTTGCTGTGATGCCAATAAACTCCCTTCCTTCACCCTCTTCTCTTACCTGAGACTGTAGTTGATGTCACATCTCCCTGAACAGAACAGAGCACTGCAGTAAAGAGAAGCTTTTTTTCATAGATGAGTGCTGGGACTGTGTTGCATTGCATCCACATCCTCCAGTTTGATTGTTCCAATCAGCCATGGTATTTGCTATGTTAATTTTGGACCAACATGACTTCATTTTGCCCATGTTGTTATTACTCCCTCAATACATCCCTAGCTCCATGACTTCCTGGGAACTGCTCTAAGATATATTATCTTCTTTGGTTTCTTCCCCCcttattttccatctttcttgttATCTTCTGTGGTAAGTCACAGGAGGTGTTGTCTCCGTGTGCTGATGcatctttctgctgctgccggTCCCTCCCGTGCGCTCCACAAGGCAGCAGAGGAttgccccagccccactgccctgaGGAGCCGACTGCCCCACACTGTCCCACGAGGGCTGCTTGCATTGTGATCATTTGATGCAAATGTGTACTGGACAGAAGCGTTTCTGATGGTCTCAGCAGTCTTCTGCAACTTCATCTCACAGCTCTTTTCATTTTAGAAGACTACACTGTGGTAACTGACCCCAGGCTGCTTAAGAGAGAAACTTGCTTGTTTTTCTGGGGCTCTTCGCATCTCAGTTTTGTGTGCTCTCCGTTTCCATTTGTATTGATGGCCCCAGAACTGCTGAAGGAACTGTTTCTGTTATTGGAACACTATCTGACTGTGCATCTGATAGAAGGTGATGGTTTGGTGTTATGTTGGGCTGGAAGTTATCTCTGCTCACCCTAGGAGGCAGACTTCAGGAACAAGTGTGTGACACAAGGGTatttaaagaagagaaattattcACTTTGAAGCAAGGTATAACAATTAAGCTTTTGGTCAGCGAGTTGTCACTGTGGATGTGGAGGGGTTTGAAATGGGGGGTTTTCAGAGCCTCTTAGGAGCAAACTGCAAATGTCCATGATTTGGCAGTTCtaatttggaaattttctttttccctggaaGGATAGGGTCAAAAAGCAGGTACTGGGAGAAGCACCACAATCCATTCTGATGTATCAATTtggaaatgtctttttccatttctgaatgGCCCCTGTTTCCTTGTCTCTTGGCCCCAGAAGCTGATACTGACAGACTTTAACTCAGTCTGTTCTTCGActgcttctctctttctgttctCTGGCACTAGACCCATGTATGGGACTGACTTGATGGATCCAGGCTGTAGCACTGCCATTGCATCATTGCTGCTGGGCATGGGAAGATCTGTTCCTGATGCACTCTAGGATCAGAACAAGGAAGCATTGCAATGCTTGTTTGCCTTTGCTTCCAGAGCTGCCCTTGGAGCACAGTGCAGCAATCTGCTGTGGAAAAagcacaggacagggcagctcaggggtgCTGCAGGGGTCTCAGCACAATGGGCACAGATCTTGGGTGGAAGTAGTTTAGTTCCACATCCACTCAGGGCTAGGAAATGGCTTTAGGTCACTTAGAAAGCTATTTTGTTGACCTATTTTATATAAAAGTTGCAAGCAGATACTTTTCTATTCAGCAAATTACTTGGCCTTTTAAATGTTAACCCTTTAGCAGAAATTCCTGTTTCTCCATGACTAATGAGATATTACATATACAGCTACTTTAACCCAATCTGATAATCAGAGCAGTTTTTCATTGGTTCTTGAGATTAtctttaaaatctgctttattaTGCCACTGCTGCTACTGCCTGATCATCAAACCGCACAGCATAAACTATCAAGGGACAGAAGCAGTGTGAAAAGTAACATTTCTTTTGAGCTGGTAAGGCAGTTTAACATATTTCTGTTATATGCATTCCGGTATGTAATGTTAGGGGACGTCTACTGAGCTAAaagattgaaaaatattttctttatctaAATGTGaaattctatatttttttcttgaactaGGAACCTGAAGACCAGAAGTGTCTTTGCACTTTTGTTCTGATAGTTTGCTGAGCACAAGACACCTCTATTGTATTAATTCTTATGGATTGTGCTTGAAAGAAGGACCATCTTGAACAAGGTACTCCTCTCTGATTGCAAGAGATGCATGTAAAGGAATACAGCTAAAATAGTCCTCAGTGTTTGGGATTTTGCAGACATAAACATACTTTTTTAATGTATgagtgtgtatgtatgtgtgtgtatgaatATTGCTGTATTGCAGTCATCCTTTGTAGCATCTTTGTTTTTGGGATCCAATTATATCACATCAGAAAGTACATGGTTGTTTGTGAGCATCAAATTGTTGGGGAAATGGCTTTCCAaagctgaagaaaggaaaaggctgGTTATATGAGGCTCTATCAGATAATATATGCAGATAGGAAAATCCAACTACTTTTTCCTTATTCCCCAGGATAAATCTCACGTGAGCCTGCTGTGCACATTTGATGTGCTTCTGTCAGACATGTGCTTAGAGGCCTAGATATTCAGAAGGTAGATAAGGTATCACTAATTTTTCTTAAAGGacctacaaaaatattttcttatagACAGGGACGATTGTTTACAATGGGTACCCCTCTAATTACACATACCAGCAAAACAGATTGCTCTGGAGACTCTGCACTTCAAGTAACCTTAATGGATGAAGGGGTGTACCTGTTGGTACAGTCATGCTATTGTCTGTCACTGTTTTACTTTGTAGGTGCTAGTCACTGTCCTACCTTTCTTTGGTGCCTGTTTGTGCTGCCTCTGGAAGAGATGCAAGCAAAGTAAGGGATTATGGTCAAGGGAGAGCAGGTCATTTATGACTAATGGCTAAGATGTAAGGAATGGAAACTGAGCATTCAAGGGTCCAgatctgctgtgcctgctcccacTGTGCACCATTCATTGTATCATAGAATCCTGGGATGGCTTCAGTTGGAAGGGGTCTTCAAACCCTCTGCCGTGGGCAGCAACACCttgcactagaccaggttgctccaagcctcacCCCACCTGATCTGGAACCTCCAGCAATGGGGTAGGGATGTCTTTTCTGAACAACCTGTGCCAGCATCTCACTGCCCTCCCATGGAAAAATTTCTGCCCAATACCCCATGTAACCCTGGCATCTGCCTGTTGGAAGTCATTCCCCCTTGCCCCATCACTACGTGCCCATCTCCAGCCTTCTTATAGCTCTTTTATGTATTGGAAAGGGCTCTGAgttctccctggagccttctcttcttcaaactgaacaagcccagctctctCATCCTGTCTCCATAGCAGAGGGACTCCAGTTCTCTGATGGTCTGTGTGGCCTCCTCCAGACTCGCCCTAGCAGCTCCATGCTCTTCTTATGTTGAGGACCCCAGAACTGGCCATCATAATGCAGGGGGaggtctcacaagagcagagagGTAGAATCCCCTCCCTTAACCTGCTGgtcatgctgcttttgatgcagcccaggatacaaCAGGCTTTTTGTGCTGTAAATAAGCATTGCTAGACCTTGTTGAGTGTCTTGTCAACATCAGAATCTTGCTCTGAGAGAGAGAATgagcaaaacacattttgaaagaGTCCAGAGCCACTGCAAAATCAGTCTGAAGCTTCTGGCTTCCTCTAAGATTTAGGGGAGCATACAAGACCATGTGAATGAGCtgcaacaagaaaaaattatgttgaTTAAGCAATATCAGCTTATAAAAAAGTTGATGTCAGAAGCAGAGTAAAACCTAGAATTCCTGGCtgtctgctctgggctggcatATATCATATGTATCAAGGGATATCCAAGTATATTGAAGAATCTTAACGCACATGTCTCCATGTGAAATCCTTGTTCATGCTCTTATATGAGACTTCCTGTTTTATCAGACTTTTGTAAAACTGATCTTACTTGTAGTCATCCAAAAGTCAGAGACGTAAAAATCCTATTTTGTATTCATCCCTTTGAGCCCATTACATTTATCCATAACAATTCTTCTATCTCTATCTCATCAAACAGAAACTTCTTATCCTCCTTTTTAAAGTCACTAACAGTCTCTTCTTGTGCTCTTGTCGTCTCTCGTTTATCATCTAGAAGTTAACTCTATGATGTCAGCTTCTACCTCCCACTAGATGATTAAATCTACTTCAAATCATCCTCCATGCTACTGCTACACCTTGAAGGTGCTGCTTACAATTCTCTTGGGCTACATCAACCTCATTCTTCAAGTCTCCCTGTAAAGCTCTGCTTTACAGAGTTTCTAAAACCTAGATGGTATCTAGGCTACCCACACGCTGAGACTCTTGTCAACTGTTTGTACTACTTCCTCTCTCAGTGGTGTCTaccaaataatatattttaccTTACAGATTCTTATGAGAAAATGTTATCCTTTTATTGTGCGTTCAACTGGACCCCAAATCTGTGGGTGAATCCCAGAATATGAATTTCTGGTGATAGATTAAGCAATAATATCTGTCTTTCTGTTCATAAGCAATCGAGAACATTTGGAAAATCTATGTTGTACAAATTCtggttaaaattatttaaaattacttttgggAGGTGGAGGTAGGAACCGtaggaggggaggggaaaggcaCAACTGCAAGGCCTCATTTCCTTGAGCAGATAACAGGCAGAATTCTGCCCTGGAAACATAAAGAAAGGATGGAAACTCCACTGCAAACAGCTTGAGACCACTTTGGAAATCAAGGTCACTACCACCTCCTGGTCCTGATAGACTGCTGGTAGCATACCTGGTGTGTCATTTCAGGGCATCCTCTCAGACATTTTGTCTCTCCTGCACAGTGAACCTCATTCTCCCTTCTTGACACTAGTTCTCATACAGCTTTTCTGCCTTCACCCACAactttgcagtgctgcagaaactgGACATATTAGaatgcagcaaagcagcaagcagTTTGGTCCCCAAGACATCCAGCTGAGAAGTTGATTTGTCTTCCACTGCTTGCAGCTGCCGTAGTTGTACCTGCACTGCTAGTACTGGGTTTCCATCTGAGCTAATAGGAAGACTACAAGTCTTGCATACATTTAGGCGAGAGGTTTCAGCAATATAGTTCCCCTTTGTGAAAATTCTTCACTTCGTTTCTGTCTAACTGTATCTACCTTCAGCATCCAACTACTGGACTCTTTCCATCTTTCTCTcgtagatttaaaaaattaaaaaagaaaagaaaatacttttcttctaCCTGAAATTATCATCTCATGTAAGATATTTATGGCTGGTGTGAAATGACAGCTTAGCCTTT contains:
- the IL21R gene encoding interleukin-21 receptor: MRNKRWLQNIFLCLLFQYTMCCDSLTCFVDYVQTLSCILQDELGAGSYTLTATWVSEEDPENTVAACSLLQLSRNTSHTQYMCTVDMTEFLADTKVQVNVTETADRQHVLSKDFYLSDNIKPQPPFNLTASFSEGYNISWETIYQNSSFYFLNEELEYQLRYKRRTDTWEAQKIKAVHEDKRTLLILPWELQANTEYEFQVRARPREGSDYGGFWSEWSSPLSLKTSPAAVMQTAGMEWLLLFGIVVAIMASIATFLAKQQSLWKKMACIPDPAPFFKPLYMAHNGDFKKWLGASHMKMTFDFFEWGIVLPEVLEVYTMHPSNSTPQEELHELRKNLPCKPCVSCLTAPGQGSQSLWCRVNSSGGTEDQSYGHLSIDTVTVADEFTSCNCQCSCNHLYREHEHTNKEDDSAGEPGYPKVNIDEEDRKTCSDLHLADLSAQDKILASGSVSTDHLRSTSVPVNQQGERGVEGGVGSILEALCLQPYQWDLENPGSLPSPDGESVSYSEGSYDFFPHNIRPGDSCPLICVDLDTIDSGFVDSDCGSPVDSEFGQNSQTVCGPIPLEQEGQDFPRSYVKQWVSCRSESPVSGTQTN